From the genome of Sulfitobacter sp. DSM 110093, one region includes:
- a CDS encoding type II and III secretion system protein family protein, with the protein MKIDRFLKAALLGLTLGAMPMALTLPSSAGADTLRVVKRGTNSSLDVPMNRAVVVESDIPFAELSIANPGIADISSLSDRTIYVLGKSPGLTTLTLLDAGGQLITNVDVRVAADVSEFKERLRQILPGEKIEVRTANDGIVLSGIVSSTQRLQRALDLAERYAPERVSNLMSVGGIQQVMMKVRFAEMQRNVSKSLGSSLAINGAIGGTGVNAGTGSTNTSGGVATSLGGSIPSANQNAGAVLFGFNAGSTQVGILLEALEEKGVVRFLAEPNLVALSGQEAKFLAGGEYPIPVAQTSDTVSVEFKPFGVELAFIPRVVDKDIINLEMNAAVSAIDASNSISLGNGIEISAFTRRETSTTVEMRDGESFAIAGLLTDDFTDSTRQLPWIGDVPVLGALFRSADYQRSQTELVIIVTAHLVTPTRGEALALPTDRIKPPSEKDLFLHGRTADGTRTPSRGAAGEVAKQDFRGSYGYVLD; encoded by the coding sequence ATGAAAATCGATAGATTTCTAAAAGCGGCCCTGCTGGGGCTGACACTGGGCGCGATGCCAATGGCATTAACCCTGCCCAGTTCAGCTGGCGCCGACACGTTGCGCGTTGTCAAACGTGGCACCAATTCCAGTCTCGATGTCCCCATGAACCGCGCTGTGGTGGTGGAAAGCGACATTCCCTTTGCGGAACTCAGCATCGCCAATCCCGGCATCGCAGATATCTCATCCCTGTCGGACCGCACGATTTACGTGCTCGGCAAATCGCCTGGTCTGACCACGCTGACGTTGCTGGACGCAGGCGGACAGTTAATTACCAATGTCGATGTGCGCGTCGCGGCGGATGTGTCAGAATTCAAAGAACGGCTGCGCCAAATCCTTCCCGGTGAAAAGATTGAGGTGCGCACTGCCAACGACGGCATCGTGCTTTCGGGCATTGTGTCTTCGACGCAGCGCTTGCAACGCGCCCTTGATCTGGCCGAACGCTATGCCCCCGAACGGGTCAGCAACCTGATGAGCGTTGGCGGCATCCAGCAGGTGATGATGAAGGTCCGCTTTGCCGAAATGCAGCGCAACGTGTCGAAATCGCTTGGGTCTTCGCTTGCTATTAATGGCGCAATCGGTGGCACGGGCGTTAATGCGGGTACCGGCAGTACCAATACTTCGGGCGGGGTCGCGACCTCGCTCGGCGGTTCGATCCCTTCGGCGAATCAGAACGCGGGCGCGGTGCTGTTTGGCTTTAACGCAGGCTCTACTCAAGTGGGCATCTTGCTGGAAGCACTTGAGGAAAAAGGCGTCGTGCGGTTCTTGGCAGAGCCAAACCTCGTGGCGCTTTCGGGGCAAGAGGCCAAGTTCCTTGCCGGGGGCGAATATCCCATCCCCGTGGCCCAGACCAGTGATACCGTTTCGGTGGAGTTCAAACCCTTCGGCGTAGAGCTCGCCTTTATTCCGCGCGTCGTTGACAAGGATATCATCAATCTAGAGATGAACGCCGCCGTGTCGGCCATCGACGCCAGCAACAGCATTTCATTGGGCAACGGCATCGAGATTTCCGCCTTCACCCGCCGCGAAACCTCCACCACGGTCGAGATGCGCGATGGCGAAAGCTTTGCCATTGCTGGGTTGCTGACCGATGATTTCACCGACAGCACGCGGCAATTGCCGTGGATCGGCGATGTGCCGGTTCTGGGCGCACTGTTCCGGTCGGCGGATTATCAGCGCAGCCAGACTGAATTGGTCATCATCGTCACCGCGCATCTGGTCACGCCAACCCGCGGCGAAGCTCTCGCGCTGCCGACGGACCGCATCAAGCCGCCGTCCGAGAAAGACCTATTTTTGCATGGGCGCACTGCTGATGGCACCCGCACACCCAGCCGGGGTGCAGCGGGCGAAGTGGCCAAGCAGGATTTCCGCGGCTCCTACGGTTATGTACTGGATTGA
- the cpaB gene encoding Flp pilus assembly protein CpaB has protein sequence MRAVFGLVLLVGIALAGGAVYLAKDRISQYQAANAQAQAALAQVVPTKTVWVADKPLKYGQPLTREDVRAVKWPENAIPEGTFFEETVLFPENTKDRRIVLRNIEKDEAIMAVKVTEPGEDSGLTSRLARGMRAFALKVDVSSGVSGFLRPGDRVDVYWTGRVNVGNQSSNGDVTKLIESAVQLIAIDQSADALVMGEASIAKTVTVAVNPQQVAALAQAQSTGKLYLSLVGTNDDTVAEAIEVDQRSLLGIEAQETIAEVAKEKVCTIRTRRGAEVVELPIPCTN, from the coding sequence ATGCGAGCCGTATTCGGATTGGTTCTTTTGGTGGGCATAGCACTTGCCGGTGGGGCCGTTTATCTGGCGAAAGACCGGATTTCACAGTATCAAGCCGCCAATGCGCAGGCCCAAGCCGCGCTAGCGCAGGTGGTGCCAACCAAAACCGTTTGGGTGGCTGACAAACCCTTGAAATACGGGCAGCCCCTTACCCGCGAAGACGTCCGCGCCGTGAAATGGCCCGAGAATGCCATTCCCGAGGGCACATTCTTTGAGGAAACCGTGCTGTTTCCGGAAAACACCAAAGATCGACGCATCGTGCTGCGCAACATCGAGAAAGATGAAGCGATCATGGCCGTGAAGGTGACCGAGCCGGGCGAAGATTCCGGTCTGACCTCGCGTCTGGCACGCGGCATGCGCGCCTTCGCCCTCAAAGTCGACGTTTCCAGCGGCGTGTCGGGCTTCCTGCGTCCCGGCGACCGGGTGGATGTCTATTGGACCGGCCGCGTGAACGTGGGCAACCAATCCAGCAACGGCGATGTAACCAAACTGATCGAATCGGCCGTGCAGCTGATCGCCATCGACCAAAGCGCTGATGCGCTGGTGATGGGCGAAGCCTCAATCGCCAAGACAGTAACCGTAGCCGTGAACCCGCAACAGGTCGCCGCGCTGGCGCAGGCACAGTCAACTGGTAAACTCTACCTCTCCCTCGTTGGTACGAATGACGACACCGTCGCCGAAGCAATCGAGGTCGACCAACGTTCGCTTCTCGGCATCGAAGCACAAGAGACCATCGCAGAGGTCGCCAAAGAGAAAGTGTGCACCATCCGCACGCGTCGCGGTGCCGAGGTCGTCGAACTGCCGATCCCCTGCACAAACTGA
- a CDS encoding lytic transglycosylase domain-containing protein, with product MYRILALSLVTALIAPATSAEGPKPFPEFSAKRIAPPKKGAKRITVQIDPAARAAAAAKVETGPAVAATPSGAIAPLRAGQFDWFWDKVSPAADFGGAGRLAPAMAALSTGKVPAPRLQHLQDIARSNGVDILRATVGTKVSPALVLAVISVESSGRSDAVSRAGAAGLMQLMPDTAARFGVSDSLIAAENILGGVKYLDWLMGEFDRDPILVLAGYNAGEGSVRKHAGVPPFAETRDYVPKVLAAFQVAQGLCLTPPQLISDGCVFAAMN from the coding sequence ATGTATCGCATATTGGCATTATCGCTGGTAACAGCCCTTATCGCCCCTGCCACGTCGGCAGAGGGGCCAAAGCCCTTCCCCGAATTCTCGGCCAAACGGATCGCCCCCCCAAAGAAAGGGGCAAAGCGGATCACTGTGCAGATTGATCCCGCGGCCCGCGCTGCCGCGGCTGCCAAGGTTGAGACTGGTCCGGCGGTGGCTGCTACGCCCTCAGGGGCGATAGCACCTTTAAGGGCAGGGCAGTTCGACTGGTTCTGGGATAAGGTCTCTCCCGCAGCTGATTTCGGTGGGGCGGGGCGGTTGGCACCTGCGATGGCGGCGCTTTCTACGGGCAAGGTGCCCGCGCCGCGTCTTCAACACTTACAAGACATCGCCCGCAGCAATGGTGTGGATATCTTGCGCGCCACAGTTGGCACCAAGGTCTCTCCGGCGTTGGTGCTGGCGGTCATCAGTGTCGAATCGTCTGGGCGTAGCGATGCAGTAAGCCGGGCAGGCGCGGCAGGCTTGATGCAACTTATGCCCGATACCGCCGCGCGCTTTGGCGTCAGCGACAGCCTGATCGCAGCCGAGAATATCCTCGGCGGGGTCAAATACCTCGACTGGCTGATGGGAGAGTTCGACCGCGATCCGATTCTCGTGCTTGCCGGATACAACGCGGGGGAAGGTTCCGTGCGCAAACACGCGGGCGTGCCGCCCTTTGCCGAAACGCGCGACTACGTGCCTAAAGTTTTGGCCGCCTTTCAGGTCGCGCAGGGGCTTTGCTTAACACCACCTCAACTTATCAGCGATGGCTGCGTCTTTGCGGCGATGAACTAG
- a CDS encoding CoA transferase subunit B, translating to MPWDRDQMAARAAEELEDGMYVNLGIGIPTLVANYVGDKDITLQSENGMLGMGPFPFEGEEDPDLINAGKQTITELSRTAYFDSAMSFGMIRGGKIAAAILGAMEVAENGDLANWMIPGKLVKGMGGAMDLVAGVKRVIVVMDHQNKAGESKLLKECTLPLTGKGVVDRIITNLGVLDVVEGGLRIVECADGVTEDELRAATDATIV from the coding sequence ATGCCTTGGGACAGAGATCAAATGGCGGCGCGGGCCGCAGAGGAACTCGAAGACGGCATGTATGTGAACCTCGGCATCGGTATTCCGACGCTGGTGGCGAACTATGTGGGCGACAAGGACATCACGCTCCAGTCTGAAAACGGCATGTTGGGCATGGGCCCCTTCCCCTTTGAGGGCGAGGAAGACCCAGACCTCATTAACGCTGGCAAACAGACCATCACCGAGCTCAGCCGCACGGCCTATTTCGACAGCGCCATGTCTTTTGGCATGATCCGTGGTGGCAAGATTGCCGCAGCGATTCTCGGGGCCATGGAAGTGGCTGAGAACGGCGATCTGGCGAACTGGATGATTCCCGGCAAGCTGGTCAAAGGCATGGGCGGAGCGATGGACCTCGTTGCAGGCGTCAAACGGGTCATCGTGGTGATGGACCACCAGAATAAGGCCGGAGAATCGAAGCTGCTGAAGGAATGCACCCTGCCGCTGACCGGCAAGGGCGTGGTTGACCGGATTATCACGAACCTCGGTGTGCTCGACGTGGTCGAAGGCGGTTTGCGGATCGTCGAATGCGCCGATGGTGTGACCGAGGACGAGCTGCGCGCGGCCACAGACGCCACCATCGTTTGA
- a CDS encoding CoA transferase subunit A, with translation MNKIYGSAAEALEGVLSDGMLIAAGGFGLCGIPELLLQAIKDNGAKDLTFASNNAGVDDFGIGILLQSRQVKKMISSYVGENAEFMRQYLSGELELEFNPQGTLAERMRAGGAGIPGFYTKTGVGTQIAEGKEVKQFRGEDYILEEGIFADLSIVKAWKADDTGNLVFRKTARNFNPPAAMCGKVCIVEVEEIVPRGSLDPDKIHLPGIYVHRIIQGEHEKRIEKVTTRQREEA, from the coding sequence GTGAACAAAATCTATGGATCCGCCGCCGAAGCGCTGGAAGGCGTCTTGTCGGATGGCATGCTGATCGCCGCAGGGGGCTTTGGCCTTTGCGGCATTCCTGAATTGCTGTTGCAGGCGATCAAGGACAACGGGGCCAAAGACCTCACCTTTGCGTCGAACAATGCGGGCGTCGATGATTTTGGCATCGGCATTCTGCTGCAATCGCGGCAGGTGAAGAAGATGATCTCTTCCTACGTGGGCGAAAACGCCGAGTTTATGCGCCAGTATTTGAGCGGTGAGCTGGAACTGGAATTCAACCCTCAAGGCACCTTGGCCGAGCGTATGCGCGCCGGTGGTGCGGGCATTCCGGGTTTCTATACCAAGACCGGCGTCGGCACCCAGATCGCCGAAGGCAAAGAGGTCAAACAATTCCGGGGCGAGGATTACATCCTCGAAGAGGGCATCTTTGCTGATCTGTCGATTGTGAAGGCTTGGAAAGCCGACGACACCGGCAACCTTGTGTTCCGCAAGACCGCGCGCAACTTCAATCCGCCAGCAGCCATGTGCGGCAAGGTCTGCATCGTCGAGGTCGAAGAGATCGTCCCGCGTGGCAGCCTCGACCCCGATAAAATTCACCTGCCCGGCATCTATGTGCATCGCATCATCCAAGGCGAGCATGAAAAACGCATCGAAAAGGTCACGACACGCCAGCGGGAGGAAGCATAA
- a CDS encoding L,D-transpeptidase: protein MSGIKFTRRGVIAASGAALMTPQILRAQEVGQAAREFSNEAPVSRNASSFATQRWQDHFDSLGQGAIVADTISRALHYWSADGQIYKVYPTSVPATEELTKRGYTEIVRKKEGPDWTPTASMMERFPHYKYMPPGPDNPLGTHAMYLSWPAYIIHGTHDTRKIGRRSSDGCIGLYNEKIEELFGMCPVGTQVRVI from the coding sequence ATGTCAGGCATTAAATTCACCCGACGCGGCGTGATCGCCGCCAGCGGTGCAGCGTTGATGACCCCGCAAATCCTGCGCGCGCAGGAAGTGGGCCAAGCCGCACGCGAGTTTTCCAACGAAGCCCCGGTGTCGCGCAATGCGTCGAGCTTTGCCACGCAGCGCTGGCAGGACCATTTCGACAGTCTTGGCCAAGGGGCGATCGTGGCCGATACCATCAGCCGCGCCTTGCATTATTGGAGCGCCGACGGCCAGATTTACAAGGTCTACCCAACCTCGGTGCCTGCTACCGAAGAGCTGACCAAACGCGGCTATACCGAAATCGTGCGCAAGAAAGAGGGTCCGGATTGGACCCCAACCGCCTCGATGATGGAGCGTTTCCCGCACTATAAATACATGCCGCCCGGCCCCGACAACCCGCTGGGCACCCATGCGATGTATCTCAGCTGGCCTGCCTATATCATTCACGGCACCCATGACACGCGCAAGATCGGGCGCCGCTCCTCGGACGGCTGTATCGGTCTCTATAACGAGAAGATCGAAGAGCTTTTCGGGATGTGCCCTGTAGGCACACAGGTCCGCGTAATCTAA
- the topA gene encoding type I DNA topoisomerase: MPVVVVESPAKAKTINKYLGDNYTVLASYGHVRDLPPKDGSVDTDADFDMKWEVASDSKKHVKAIADALANDNALILATDPDREGEAISWHLQEALTKRKSIKKDTPVSRVVFNQITKKAVTEAMENPRQVDMPLVEAYLARRALDYLVGFNLSPVLWRKLPGAKSAGRVQSVTLRLIVEREMEIEAFRAREYWSVKALLATPRGQEFEARLVSLAGKKLDRFDLADATQAEMAVQAITSRALKVMNVEAKPASRNPSAPFMTSTLQQEASRKFSMGARQTMSTAQRLYEAGHITYMRTDGIDMAPEAVSMARDAIKDRFGADYVPKEPRIYKNKAKNAQEAHECIRPTDMTKDAKTLKLDADQAKLYDLIWKRTLACQMESARLERTTVEVGSDDGQVGLRANGQVVLFDGFLRVYEEGRDDVVDEDDKRLPQINNGDAMDKRSVTPEQHFTQPPPRYTEATLVKRMEELGIGRPSTYASIVTTIQDREYVRKDGNRLIPEDKGRLVTAFLENYFRRYVGYDFTADLEDQLDKVSAGDAAYKEVLRRFWRDFSAAIAETSELRITEVLEKINEILEPHLFPPTEDGSDPRLCPNCEIGRLSMRTARSGGAFIGCSNYPECRYTRPFGPPDPEAEASAIPPDGKLLGEDQGDEVRVFKGRFGPYVQRGPVTEENKKPPRQSIPKDWPAEEVTLEQGVMLLSLPRQIGPHPEDGVMVWSNIGRYGPYIKHAESTSDRGGTNANLEGIDEVFTVGMNRAVQLLAEKVASRGGRGKAAKPIREMGEHPDMGGAVNIMEGKYGPYVKWEKVNATIPKEVEPADLTMERAVELIEEKLAKSPAKRKAATKKKAPAKKPATKTAAKKPAAKKAPAKKPAAKKPAAKKPAAKKTDSA, encoded by the coding sequence ATGCCCGTCGTCGTTGTCGAATCCCCCGCCAAGGCCAAAACGATCAACAAATATTTGGGCGACAATTATACTGTCCTCGCCTCTTACGGCCACGTCCGAGACCTGCCGCCCAAGGACGGATCGGTCGACACCGATGCCGATTTCGACATGAAATGGGAAGTGGCCAGCGACAGCAAAAAACACGTCAAAGCCATTGCCGACGCCCTGGCGAACGACAACGCATTGATCCTCGCGACTGACCCCGACCGCGAAGGCGAGGCGATCAGTTGGCACCTGCAAGAAGCGCTGACCAAGCGCAAATCGATCAAGAAAGACACGCCGGTCAGCCGCGTGGTTTTCAACCAGATCACCAAAAAAGCCGTGACCGAGGCTATGGAAAACCCGCGTCAGGTCGACATGCCGCTGGTCGAAGCCTATCTCGCCCGCCGCGCGCTGGACTATCTGGTGGGCTTCAACCTCTCCCCCGTGCTGTGGCGCAAGCTGCCGGGCGCAAAATCCGCAGGCCGGGTGCAATCGGTCACTCTGCGTTTGATCGTTGAACGTGAGATGGAGATCGAAGCCTTCCGCGCCCGTGAATATTGGTCGGTCAAAGCGCTGCTCGCTACGCCGCGCGGTCAGGAATTTGAAGCGCGTCTTGTCTCGCTCGCGGGCAAAAAGCTGGACCGCTTCGATCTGGCCGACGCTACGCAGGCCGAGATGGCCGTGCAAGCGATCACCAGCCGCGCGCTGAAGGTCATGAACGTTGAGGCCAAACCAGCCAGCCGCAACCCATCGGCGCCGTTCATGACATCGACCCTGCAACAAGAAGCGAGCCGCAAATTTTCGATGGGCGCCCGGCAGACGATGTCGACCGCGCAGCGTCTTTATGAGGCGGGCCACATCACCTACATGCGGACCGACGGCATCGATATGGCCCCCGAAGCGGTGAGCATGGCCCGCGATGCGATCAAAGACCGCTTTGGCGCGGATTACGTGCCGAAAGAGCCGCGCATCTATAAAAACAAGGCCAAGAACGCTCAGGAAGCGCACGAATGTATCCGTCCCACGGATATGACCAAGGACGCCAAGACGCTGAAGCTCGATGCGGATCAGGCCAAGCTTTACGATCTGATCTGGAAACGCACCCTCGCCTGCCAAATGGAAAGCGCCCGGCTTGAGCGCACCACGGTTGAGGTCGGCAGCGATGACGGTCAGGTCGGTCTGCGTGCCAACGGTCAGGTCGTGCTGTTTGACGGGTTCCTGCGCGTCTACGAAGAGGGGCGCGATGATGTGGTCGACGAAGACGACAAGCGTCTGCCCCAGATCAACAATGGCGATGCGATGGACAAGCGCAGCGTCACGCCAGAGCAACATTTCACCCAGCCGCCCCCGCGCTATACCGAAGCGACATTGGTCAAACGGATGGAAGAGCTGGGCATCGGCCGCCCCTCGACCTACGCCAGCATCGTCACCACGATCCAAGATCGCGAATATGTCCGTAAGGATGGCAACCGCCTGATCCCAGAGGATAAGGGCCGTTTGGTCACCGCTTTCCTTGAGAACTACTTCCGCCGCTATGTCGGGTATGATTTCACCGCCGACCTAGAAGACCAACTTGATAAGGTCAGTGCGGGCGACGCGGCCTATAAAGAAGTGCTGCGCCGCTTCTGGCGCGATTTTTCCGCCGCGATTGCCGAGACGTCTGAGCTGCGCATTACCGAAGTGCTGGAGAAAATTAACGAGATTCTAGAGCCGCATCTTTTCCCCCCCACGGAAGACGGCAGCGACCCGCGCCTTTGCCCCAATTGCGAGATTGGCCGTCTGTCGATGCGTACTGCACGGTCGGGAGGGGCGTTTATCGGTTGCTCTAACTACCCCGAATGTCGCTACACCCGCCCCTTCGGCCCTCCGGACCCAGAAGCCGAAGCGTCGGCCATTCCACCTGACGGCAAGCTTTTGGGCGAAGATCAGGGTGACGAGGTCCGCGTCTTCAAAGGCCGCTTTGGGCCATATGTACAGCGCGGGCCCGTGACCGAAGAGAACAAAAAACCCCCGCGCCAATCGATCCCCAAAGATTGGCCTGCCGAAGAAGTGACGCTTGAACAAGGTGTTATGCTGCTTTCCCTCCCCCGCCAGATCGGTCCGCACCCCGAAGACGGCGTGATGGTCTGGTCAAACATCGGGCGCTATGGGCCGTATATCAAACACGCTGAGAGCACCTCGGACCGGGGCGGCACCAATGCCAATCTTGAAGGGATTGATGAGGTCTTTACCGTGGGCATGAACCGCGCCGTGCAATTGCTGGCCGAAAAAGTCGCCAGCCGTGGCGGGCGTGGCAAGGCCGCCAAGCCGATCCGCGAGATGGGCGAACACCCTGATATGGGCGGCGCGGTCAATATCATGGAAGGCAAATACGGGCCCTATGTGAAGTGGGAAAAGGTCAACGCCACGATCCCGAAAGAGGTTGAACCGGCGGACCTGACCATGGAGCGCGCGGTGGAGTTGATCGAGGAAAAGCTCGCTAAATCTCCGGCCAAGCGCAAGGCGGCGACCAAGAAGAAAGCGCCTGCAAAGAAGCCCGCGACCAAGACCGCTGCGAAGAAGCCCGCAGCGAAAAAAGCGCCTGCCAAGAAACCGGCCGCGAAAAAGCCCGCCGCAAAGAAACCGGCGGCTAAAAAGACCGACAGCGCGTAA
- the dprA gene encoding DNA-processing protein DprA, whose protein sequence is MTDKDLHPSSTHPPLPPTQEDEQFARLRLLRSRRVGISTYRRLLDEHGSAINALTALPDVAHAAGISDYRICPEGVVQAELNAARTAGARLLVQGQALYPDLLNDLEDAPPFLWVIGDPNLLSKPMISLVGARNASSLGLRMARTLAAELGEAGFVVVSGLARGVDAAAHTAALGHGTIAVQAGGVDIIYPSENAELARQIGSDGLRLSEQPMGLQPIARHFPRRNRIISGLSRATLVVEAAARSGSLITARDALDQGRDVLAVPGHPMDARAAGGNMLIRDGAVLIRSAADVLEVLPDVHRPTANTPTPAKPASRQTSAPPTRATQPFGNTGSIAKLHARILSRLGHAPVAEDQLIRDLQVPSTAVAPALLDLEMEGQIERQPGGLLSRTV, encoded by the coding sequence ATGACTGACAAGGACCTACATCCTTCTTCCACTCACCCCCCACTCCCACCCACCCAGGAAGATGAACAGTTTGCCCGGCTTCGTCTGTTGCGCTCTCGCAGAGTTGGCATCTCAACCTACCGGCGGTTGCTGGATGAACATGGGTCTGCGATCAATGCGCTGACCGCCCTGCCAGACGTTGCGCATGCCGCTGGCATTTCTGACTATCGCATCTGCCCCGAAGGGGTTGTTCAGGCCGAACTTAACGCGGCCCGCACCGCCGGGGCGCGGCTGTTGGTTCAGGGCCAAGCGCTCTACCCCGACCTGTTGAATGATCTTGAAGATGCACCGCCCTTCTTGTGGGTTATCGGTGACCCAAACCTACTTTCGAAACCTATGATTTCATTGGTCGGGGCGCGGAACGCGTCTTCGCTTGGCCTGCGCATGGCGCGGACCCTCGCGGCAGAGTTGGGGGAGGCCGGGTTTGTCGTTGTCTCCGGCCTTGCACGGGGCGTCGACGCCGCAGCCCACACGGCCGCACTGGGACATGGCACAATCGCCGTACAGGCAGGCGGGGTAGACATTATCTATCCGAGCGAAAATGCCGAGTTAGCCCGTCAGATTGGGTCCGATGGGCTGCGCCTGTCAGAGCAACCGATGGGGCTGCAACCGATCGCGCGGCATTTCCCGCGGCGGAACCGCATTATCTCGGGCCTTAGCCGGGCGACCCTAGTGGTTGAGGCGGCAGCGCGGTCTGGCAGCTTGATCACCGCACGGGATGCGCTGGATCAAGGGCGCGATGTGCTGGCAGTGCCGGGGCACCCGATGGACGCGCGCGCGGCAGGGGGCAACATGCTGATCCGTGACGGCGCTGTGCTCATACGCTCCGCCGCCGATGTGTTGGAGGTTTTGCCGGATGTGCATAGACCAACGGCGAACACGCCTACCCCTGCAAAACCTGCCTCTCGTCAAACATCCGCGCCGCCGACCCGCGCAACGCAACCCTTTGGCAATACCGGGTCAATCGCGAAACTACATGCGCGTATCTTGTCCCGTCTCGGCCATGCTCCGGTTGCAGAGGATCAACTGATCCGCGACCTGCAAGTGCCCAGCACCGCCGTGGCCCCGGCGCTTCTTGATCTTGAGATGGAAGGCCAAATCGAAAGGCAGCCCGGCGGATTGCTGAGCCGCACAGTTTAG
- the tldD gene encoding metalloprotease TldD produces MSSAQFTPFEADLDRETALSVLREAVAGADDGELFLERRRSEALVFDDGRLKTASYDAAEGFGLRAVRGEVAGYAHSTELSEASLRRAAETARLAVGDGGGTWADAPQASNARLYTDEDPIAGHAFPVKVDTLREIDAYARGLDSRVVQVSATIAASIQEVEILRPEGHSVRDVRPMTRVNVSVIVEQDGRRESGGVGGGGRIGLDGMLAAEDWQSKVREALRIACVNLDAVPAPAGVMDVVLGPGWPGILLHEAIGHGLEGDFNRKGSSAFAGLMGQQIAAKGVTVLDDGTIPDRRGSISVDDEGTPSARNVLIEDGVLVGYMQDRQNGRLMGGASTGNGRRQSYAHIPMPRMTNTYMLGGNVAPGDIVADLKDGIYAVGFGGGQVDITNGKFVFSCTEAYRVQNGKVGAPVKGATLIGDGATALQQIRAIGNDPALDPGMGNCGKQGQWVPVGVGQPTLMIGGLTVGGAAT; encoded by the coding sequence ATGAGCAGCGCGCAATTCACCCCGTTTGAGGCCGATCTGGACCGAGAAACCGCTCTGAGCGTCCTTCGCGAAGCTGTGGCCGGTGCGGATGACGGCGAATTATTCCTAGAACGCCGCCGTTCCGAGGCGCTGGTCTTTGATGATGGGCGCCTCAAAACCGCAAGCTATGACGCCGCCGAAGGGTTTGGCCTGCGCGCGGTTCGTGGCGAGGTGGCGGGTTACGCGCATTCAACCGAACTTAGCGAAGCGTCGCTGCGTCGTGCGGCAGAAACGGCGCGGCTGGCGGTGGGTGATGGCGGTGGCACATGGGCCGACGCGCCCCAAGCGAGCAACGCGCGGCTTTACACCGACGAAGACCCGATTGCTGGCCATGCCTTTCCTGTAAAAGTCGACACGCTGCGCGAGATCGACGCCTATGCCCGCGGCCTTGATTCCCGCGTGGTACAGGTAAGCGCTACGATTGCCGCAAGCATTCAAGAGGTCGAAATTCTCCGCCCCGAAGGGCATTCGGTGCGCGATGTGCGGCCCATGACGCGGGTCAACGTCTCGGTCATTGTCGAACAGGACGGGCGCCGTGAAAGCGGCGGCGTCGGCGGTGGCGGGCGGATTGGTCTCGACGGAATGCTCGCCGCTGAAGATTGGCAATCGAAGGTACGCGAAGCGCTGCGTATTGCTTGCGTGAATCTTGATGCGGTCCCTGCTCCGGCGGGTGTGATGGATGTGGTGCTTGGCCCCGGCTGGCCCGGCATCCTTTTGCATGAGGCCATTGGCCACGGGCTTGAGGGGGATTTCAATCGCAAGGGCTCCAGCGCCTTTGCCGGGCTGATGGGCCAGCAGATCGCCGCAAAGGGCGTGACCGTGCTGGACGATGGCACGATCCCCGACCGCCGCGGCTCGATCTCTGTCGATGACGAAGGCACCCCTTCGGCGCGTAATGTGCTGATCGAAGATGGTGTATTGGTAGGCTATATGCAGGATCGTCAGAACGGGCGGCTGATGGGCGGTGCCTCAACCGGGAACGGGCGGCGCCAATCCTATGCGCATATCCCTATGCCGCGTATGACCAACACGTATATGCTGGGCGGCAACGTGGCACCGGGCGATATCGTGGCTGACCTAAAAGATGGGATCTATGCCGTCGGCTTTGGCGGTGGTCAGGTCGATATCACCAACGGTAAATTCGTGTTTTCCTGCACCGAAGCGTATCGCGTGCAGAACGGCAAGGTCGGCGCACCGGTCAAAGGGGCCACGCTGATCGGTGACGGGGCCACGGCACTGCAGCAGATCCGCGCTATCGGCAATGATCCGGCGCTGGATCCGGGCATGGGCAACTGCGGCAAACAGGGGCAATGGGTGCCGGTGGGCGTGGGTCAACCGACATTGATGATCGGCGGGCTGACCGTGGGCGGCGCGGCGACCTAA